ATTACAAGTCTTCAAGGagtatggagtcataggagtgccaaaaaaaaaaaaataattaatctgtaaaagaataagaaagtaaatgtggaaatataaagacaaatattaaaatataaaataataataaaataataactaattataagcattttcatttattttcatatttatttctgtatatgtttcttaaatatatgtttttttttttgcatataaattactCAATTTAAGTCTCAAGTATATGTGTGCAGGAATTTACTTCTCAGCCTGGGCAGGAAGGTTTGCCCAAAGCCAGCTGATTGACAGCTTGGCCCTTCAAGGAATAGTAATAGGGGAAAGAATAAGGAAATGAAAAGGGATAcgaataaattacattatataaaaataaataatacaaaaaaatacagaaggCATAGagtaatttaaatgcaaaaaaatatatagttttaaaaatatatacagaaataaatatgaaaatgaatgaaaatgcttacaattattattttatttgttatttccttattcttttacagatttattattttttttatggccCACCTATGACTCCATAAAAGGCAACAGATAAAGTGATTTGTGACCACTGACAAAACTGCAACTGTACCTGAATCTCATTTATTATAGTTGGTAGGGGTGACACATAATATTTAGTCAGAATTGTACTCATTTGACACAGTTTTAGGGTTTATAATCTCCATGTTCTGAGGTATCTGGAATCAACTGACTTGAGCACTCCTTAAGAAATTCATATGAAATCACACTCCAGCAGAGACGAGACGGACTGAAGGAAACGACCAAAGACGTGCAGTTTTCTTTTGTAAGAAATGGTATTTATCAGTTTCCAAGAGGTATATACAGGCCATATGTATACTGTTCCATATGTATGTAACataaaaaaggcaataaaacaagtgatGGATTGTTAACGTGACATGCAGTACAGTACACTCCCCCCTGATAGCTGGTAAACATGTCTGTAACCAATAAATCCTCTTTAAACAAGCACAACGATTTCATTCACCGCACGCCAAGACAGactttacagtaaaaaaaacaaaacgagaaTAGAATTCAAGACCGGAGCGACAGGCACTGAActcaatgacaaaaacaaagagctcTGTAATTCTGTAATGTCTCTTAATGTGTTACGTCTTTCTACAGCCTATTGGTTTGAGTCGAGAGTCAACAAATTCCCGACCAATCACATCAGTAGTTTCACTTCTGATCATTCAGGCCGATTAATCTTACAGGATTAAatgcattacatttacattataaccttcatttgATGAAACCAATAACGTGATAATGGCCTAATGGAGAGACGGATTGAAGTGATGGGACACACAGTGTTGTACATGGCATAGTCTGCTCGTCCACGGTGAGTCTGTCCGTTCTGTGAGGTCGGTCTGCGGGTCGATAACCCGCCGCTCAGTCAAGTCTAACCGATGTAACATGTACAAGACCACATCACCACTGTCTGATGAAACCTCATGTACGTGTCATTATACATCTTTCAGAGCAAGAGATATTTGGtttttatttagtaattataataatacaataatattaattGATGTATGATTGATGTCATTATGTGATACTTTCTGGGTCtatcattagaaaaaaaacGAATAAACGCTGTCAAACTGAAACTATATAGTTTCAATTTGACagcatttattagtttttttatatatccatatatataatataactatatacagtatacatatatactgtgtgtatatatatatatatatatatatatatatatatatatatatacagtgtgtatatatagttatatatacacactgtatatacagatTAAGTTATAGGTCTTAGGTTTTATGTCCTAGTTCTGAGAGAAAGCTTTATTTCCtataaaatgacaaatacaCTTAAATTaacaatcaatatttttttaaacattaattatacttatagtacttatatttattatagaaaATTGTAATTgacaataatattaaaataactttaaaaaagagtctacacagccatgctagcagctctgtgaggctgtacttgagCTAAATGCCACTGTTAGCGTGCTAACAtcttcacaatgacaatgccaacatgctggtgtttagcaggtataatgtttaccatgttcatcagttttagtttagcgtgttagcatgcttagATTTGCGAATCGGGACTAAACACAGTAAAGTTCAGCTGAAGCTgacgggaatgtcattagttttgcaggtattaagtcataaaacaaaatactggaCGAATTAAATGTTGATGgcgctagaagaaaagtcagaggatcaccacatttcatgacaatccatccgatagttgatgttttctttgagacattttacttaaaggtgctttatacgatatccagagcgttaatatagcagcaaacaactatttgctatgtagagatataggggagagtggggtaagatgagccagtttttacttatgctgtcctcgaggttaggaaaaatgagacagaagcagaatgaaaacttgaaccttaaattcaggatctctcctatcaaatgaaatgatcagcatgcatccatcacaaagctgtctggaaaaaatgaccttcccaaaaaaagtgctcctgtggctcaacttgccccaggtaaggggtaagttgatccgagtcagtgggtaagttgagccatcgtggggtaaactgaacatctgagtttttaagtttaaacctcagcataagtgtgttaacaaacagtttcacagttatgaacttgtgagaacaaaccacctgtgagtttcaagaccattgaacaatcaaaatatcattcaatattcgacaatattccagtcgtcaaggttgcagtgaaatatgaactgttgctccctccttgcagttcctccagccttttgaggttgaggtagctccttcagcacatcactcagtggaaaagatgcctcatccttttccttgaatacaaaggtgggcttctcacgtcaagtgttcccccggattcttctgagaaatcttgcactcacttcgttgccctccaggctctcaaccaagccaatgtaatggtagcttctgcctttggatacaaagtttactatgacaaagtcaccaactgacagatctgagatgtctgattcacttctctcatcattagaactctcatgctcagaagtgtcatcaaatgggatggcatcacactctcctcagaactgctgtacgctgtgattttcgtcttggtctttggtttgacctaggcctacctgctaaaccctgctctttccagttgttggggacaggaaggttgttctttctgccaattccaatgccagttcacagcatttctttggagtaaggccgtggaactgttcagccagcttcttgatatggtctgcaagctccttctctacctcctctgtgaggaccctctttgcctctgctgttccactataaccacctgtttttacttcctttatctccctcttctataaaggttaacacataaaaaaatcaaaccaagttgtgtaacactcaacagtaataccattttatacatcagagaattaatttggttaatttatggtggggtaagttgagccagtggctcggaataatagtagaatattagtgagccagtggctcaacttaccccatagcctttggctcactttgacccatagctaccattttggaaaaaatggcccagtttagcaattcaggctaatcttcagcgaagggattaacatggtgttatatctttagtaaatcaccaacatgtatcatatctttttttagacctggataaatttgctttgacctaacattcattattcctgacatgcagaaaatgtactttgatagggaaaaaactgtttttggtgtaaaaaaggtattaagtcataaaacaaaatactggaCGAATTAAATGTTGATGgcgctagaagaaaagtcagaggatcaccacatttcatgacaatccatccgatAGTTGATGTTCCTCCcctagaggagtaatgtctacctgagcagagaatgaagtctctctccctctgtgtgtgtagtaaCACAAGTTTCTCCGTGCTTTGATGacgtagccgggccggccgtgtgtgtttttagtgcaTAGGAGcgcgccccactggctagctcacggtcgCCGATCTCCACTACTCTCATACAGcgtttacagctgataacgtcgtCCTGACCAACAGCGCGTTACAGAAGCATAGCATCATCCTCTggtgaccatgaatgtctgtagaaAATTCCAAGGCAATCCAttctgttgagatatttctattttttagcCACGCTGCTTGCATggctaaaaagtaaaaaaagaatatatagcatagtatataatatataatataacattataatCCCATTATTTAATATCATGTGTAATTGTAATTAGTGGAAAGACACTCAGGAGACATGATTGAAGTCACTCTTATGTAACATGTGTAAACACGGTGACACTCAGGAGTAAAGAATGTCAGCAGATAAGATAAATAAGATAAGGAGGCTGTTATTATATCACTCTGTTGCagtacaagtcctgcattgTTTCTCTTGATTACTCCATTATAACTTAAGAGGCACAGAGTAAACACACATATCGATCTACCCGCCGCAGCTTTAATTCTTGCATATCATACCTTTAATGTTTCCCCATCTGTAAACTCTGAGGTCCGTTTGAGTGTCCTTTTAGATCTAAAAAAAGTATAGCTTctctatttctgtattctttataAGACAATAGTAAAGCACAATCAAACAAAGACTGTCTTTAAATCATTAAtatacagttaaaaaaaaaagtggaccCAAAAACACTACTGTGGAACTTCAAACGCAATAGTTCAATGTCCCGCttacatcaacaacaataaatctaCCAGGGACAATTGAAAGACAATAaatctgctgtgaaaacattttgaaagacCCTGCAGGGTAAAGTCAGACTACACTCCCTTCAGCGGCAGAAAAAATACAGGTAATAATCTGTCAcaggttaaagtggcagtatatatttttggcatcattgggcaaaaaatccataataatctttcagtatattgtaattcaagtgtaatttatggctctgttttaagggtttaaaaaatctagccggtgacaggagactttggccaattacaggtcatttcagagagagagagcgttcctattggctgtgcttcggctggtgggcggtgcttggtatttcctcaactgatctcaacatggctacctgatcaaaaactttctaattttacagctaaacagtgcactacaagatgtttctgaaaacatttgaggtgagaaatagtcattacagtaacagaatattgattaatatttgatcagcgctgcctagtttgaccgtttgatcggagtttgtgagtgattgacagctgctcagagacggcaagcctccagctcggctctgattggttattttcctccggtctgtgaaatcttgcagatgccgttaggagcaccggaggacacagaggcacatgattttctctcactgtcaggatatagtgaccgttttataaaaataactttaatcatatttgctccaccctgcctactgctgctttaagtgaaattttctgcacatttatttGCTATATTCAAATGAGAGTTATTTGCTACTATACTTTAAAGGTTTTGAATACCCCTTTCGTCCACTGTCTGCTGTGTAACTGCCGTACGTGACACTGTTTTAGTGATATAAACCATTACTCATCCCATTCTGATGCCAGTATCACAGGGCGATTAAGGCGATGACACTTAAATTATGACGTAGAGTGGCAGCAGTGACAAGAATCTGTTCAGCGGGGCAACCAGAGAAGGACTTTACCCTTCAATACGACTATAAAAGCTCTTAACAGGCGTCTGAAACAACACAAGTTACCAGACTCAGAGCAAAGAAGCTGCCTCTGTCAGgtaacatattttattattattattattaaaacactTCATGACTTAAATAAGTTTCagatttttacatgtttttcaatTGTTAATCTAATTTCTTTATCCAACAGAATCAATCATGAAGGTACTTGTGGTTCTCGCGCTTGTCTCTGGTGAGTGAATTTTCTctttgaaataaatatatatatagttgaaTAAATGTTTTGGTTCTATACTAAATCTGCTAAATCTTTTATCCACAGTTTGCAATGCCAACATCCTGTGGCAGGATCCGCCCAGGAACAATCTGGATTTGGTGAGAGATGCTTTCCGGGACTTCGTCTCTCAAGAAACACTCACTCTGAATCagttcagacaggaagtgaagtaaGAGTGATAAAGAAGCTTCACGACATTATAAATATAGTATATGTTTCTAGTTAAtaactgttttctctcctgtgtctaTCAGCACCATGATCTCTCAGAGCTCTGACACAGTGAACCTGTACGTCGCTGCTCTGCAGGCTCAGATGGCTCCTCTGACCCAGGACTTCACAACTCAGTTTTCCGAGCAGGCCGAGCAGCTGAAGGCCCGTCTGAAGAAGGATCTGACCGCCATGAGGACTAACATGCAGCCCTTCGCCGCGGAGATGGTGGCGCAGCTCCACAGGcaggtggaggagctgaagaaggaaACGACCCCCTACGCCGAGACCATGGATCCCAAGGCCCTGAAGGCCGTCATGCTGCAGAAGAGCCAGGAGATGAAGGCGCAGCTGGGGAAGAGCGTGGCCGAGATGCAGGCCCAGATGATCCCCTTCAccgaggagatgaagaagaagatggagcagAGCCTGGAGGAGTTTCAGAAGACTGTGGTCCCCCTGACCCAGAGCTTTAAGACCCAGATGACCGAGAAAACCCGGGAGATCCAGCAGAACCTGGCTCAAAGAGTAGAGGAGCTGAAGGCCAAGCTGGACGCCACCACTCAGGATCTGCAGGCTCGGCTGACCGTTCTGTGGGAGTCCTTCACTCAGAAGAACCAGTAAACGGACTTCTCCGTCAGCCTCACGGCCTGACACCAAATATTGATGTCAGCTTCATCTAATCtatatttcaataaatataaatctaaCCAATAAGTTCAGTCTTTTGGTGTCTTCATAAGCATGCAAGACTCTTTTCACAGAAGAGTGATTCATTACCGAGACTACTTTTATACAATTGTTGTACAATTAAAAGGCAAATTCATAAAGCTGCACTAAACACAGACATGTCATGACTCATCGTCCATGTAATCACTTTGGGCAGAAGATGACTCCAACTACCTTTAGTTTACAAGACCTTTCTCCAATAACTTTTTTTGCTTTCTAAATATCAAACAAGCTTTCCTGTTTTTCATCCAAATATCAAAAGATGGTCATATATCTAATACTCATGCTCTATAGTTTGATTCATATTATTTCAAAACGTTAAATGAAAGGGTCATAAAAGCACTGATTAACTGTTTTTCATGCCAACATTTAGTAGAAATTGTGAAACAAATTACAAGTCTTCAAGGagtatggagtcataggagtgccaaaaaaaataaaataattaatctgtaaaagaataagaaagtaaatgtggaaatataaagacaaatattaaaatataaaataataataaaataataactaattataagcattttcatttattttcatatttatttctgtatatgtttcttaaatatatgtttttttttttgcatataaattactCAATTTAAGTCTCAAGTATATGTGTGCAGGAATTTACTTCTCAGCCTGGGCAGGAAGGTTTGCCCAAAACCAGCTGATTGACAGCTTGGCCCTTCAAGGAATAGTAATAGGGGAAAGAATAAGGAAATGAAAAGGGATAcgaataaattacattatataaaaataaataatacaaaaaaatacagaaggCATAGagtaatttaaatgcaaaaaaatatatagttttaaaaatatatacagaaataaatatgaaaatgaatgaaaatgcttacaattattattttatttgttatttccttattcttttacagatttattattttttttatggccCACCTATGACTCCATAAAAGGCAACAGATAAAGTGATTTGTGACCACTGACAAAACTGCAACTGTACCTGAATCTCATTTATTATAGTTGGTAGGGGTGACACATAATATTTAGTCAGAATTGTACTCATTTGACACAGTTTTAGGGTTTATAATCTCCATGTTCTGAGGTATCTGGAATCAACTGACTTGAGCACTCCTTAAGAAATTCATATGAAATCACACTCCAGCAGAGACGAGACGGACTGAAGGAAACGACCAAAGACGTGCAGTTTTCTTTTGTAAGAAATGGTATTTATCAGTTTCCAAGAGGTATATACAGGCCATATGTATACTGTTCCATATGTATGTAACataaaaaaggcaataaaacaagtgatGGATTGTTAACGTGACATGCAGTACAGTACACTCCCCCCTGATAGCTGGTAAACATGTCTGTAACCAATAAATCCTCTTTAAACAAGCACAACGATTTCATTCACCGCACGCCAAGACAGactttacagtaaaaaaaacaaaacgagaaTAGAATTCAAGACCGGAGCGACAGGCACTGAActcaatgacaaaaacaaagagctcTGTAATTCTGTAATGTCTCTTAATGTGTTACGTCTTTCTACAGCCTATTGGTTTGAGTCGAGAGTCAACAAATTCCCGACCAATCACATCAGTAGTTTCACTTCTGATCATTCAGGCCGATTAATCTTACAGGATTAAatgcattacatttacattataaccttcatttgATGAAACCAATAACGTGATAATGGCCTAATGGAGAGACGGATTGAAGTGATGGGACACACAGTGTTGTACATGGCATAGTCTGCTCGTCCACGGTGAGTCTGTCCGTTCTGTGAGGTCGGTCTGCGGGTCGATAACCCGCCGCTCAGTCAAGTCTAACCGATGTAACATGTACAAGACCACATCACCACTGTCTGATGAAACCTCATGTACGTGTCATTATACATCTTTCAGAGCAAGAGATATTTGGtttttatttagtaattataataatacaataatattaattGATGTATGATTGATGTCATTATGTGATACTTTCTGGGTCtatcattagaaaaaaaacGAATAAACGCTGTCAAACTGAAACTATATAGTTTCAATTTGACagcatttattagtttttttatatatccatatatataatataactatatacagtatacatatatactgtgtgtatatatatatatatatatatatatatatatatatatatacagtgtgtatatatagctatatatacacactgtatatacagatTAAGTTATAGGTCTTAGGTTTTATGTCCTAGTTCTGAGAGAAAGCTTTATTTCCtataaaatgacaaatacaCTTAAATTaacaatcaatatttttttaaacattaattatacttatagtacttatatttattatagaaaATTGTAATTgacaataatattaaaataactttaaaaaagagtctacacagccatgctagcagctctgtgaggctgtacttgagCTAAATGCCACTGTTAGCGTGCTAACAtcttcacaatgacaatgccaacatgctggtgtttagcaggtataatgtttaccatgttcatcagttttagtttagcgtgttagcatgcttagATTTGCGAATCGGGACTAAACACAGTAAAGTTCAGCTGAAGCTgacgggaatgtcattagttttgcaggtattaagtcataaaacaaaatactggaCGAATTAAATGTTGATGgcgctagaagaaaagtcagaggatcaccacatttcatgacaatccatccgatagttgatgttttctttgagacattttacttaaaggtgctttatacgatatccagagcgttaatatagcagcaaacaactatttgctatgtagagatataggggagagtggggtaagatgagccagtttttacttatgctgtcctcgaggttaggaaaaatgagacagaagcagaatgaaaacttgaaccttaaattcaggatctctcctatcaaatgaaatgatcagcatgcatccatcacaaagctgtctggaaaaaatgaccttcccaaaaaaagtgctcctgtggctcaacttgccccaggtaaggggtaagttgatccgagtcagtgggtaagttgagccatcgtggggtaaactgaacatctgagtttttaagtttaaacctcagcataagtgtgttaacaaacagtttcacagttatgaacttgtgagaacaaaccacctgtgagtttcaagaccattgaacaatcaaaatatcattcaatattcgacaatattccagtcgtcaag
This Sebastes fasciatus isolate fSebFas1 chromosome 17, fSebFas1.pri, whole genome shotgun sequence DNA region includes the following protein-coding sequences:
- the LOC141754765 gene encoding uncharacterized protein LOC141754765, which produces MKVLVVLALVSVCNANILWQDPPRNNLDLVRDAFRDFVSQETLTLNQFRQEVNTMISQSSDTVNLYVAALQAQMAPLTQDFTTQFSEQAEQLKARLKKDLTAMRTNMQPFAAEMVAQLHRQVEELKKETTPYAETMDPKALKAVMLQKSQEMKAQLGKSVAEMQAQMIPFTEEMKKKMEQSLEEFQKTVVPLTQSFKTQMTEKTREIQQNLAQRVEELKAKLDATTQDLQARLTVLWESFTQKNQ